The genomic region GGGTTCGCGCTCGTGCGTCTCACCGACCCGGTCGAGATGGCGGAGTTCTTCGTGATGCGTCCGTTCCGCTCTCACGGGATCGGCCGGCGAGCCGCACAGCAGATCCTCGCACTTCACGTCGGCGACTGGCGCATCAGCGAAGTCAAGGGCAACGATGCGGCCGTCGGCTTCTGGCGGGTGGTGATTCCCGTCGCGTTCTCGGAGCACATGCTGGCGGACGGGACTCGCGAGCAGCGGTTCCGGGTTGCCTTGCCATAGCAGAGGTCCGCTCAGTCGCCGAACCCATCGGCCACCTCCTGCAGCCGCGCGCGGTATCGCTCCCACCACTGCTCGTCGTGTTCGGGCAGCCCCGCCCCCTTTGCTCCGATGCCCGCTGCGCCGTCGATGAGTTCGCGCACGATGTCTGCGTGCCCTGCGTGCCGTGCCGCTTCGTTGATCATGTGCACGAGGATCTGGCGCAGCGTCACGTTCCTGCGTTCCTCCGGCCACCACGGCACGACACCGCGGGCGTCGAGATCGAGTTCGTCGACGACCTGTTCCGTGTTCGCCTGGGCGCGATGCGCGAACGCGGTCACCCACTCGATCGACTGATCGGAGGTCGCCCACATGTCGGCGTTGTCCTCCGTTTCATCCTCCGCCCACGGCATCCGCTCCGGCGCCGGTCTGCCGAAGACCTCGGTGAAGTACCCGTACTCCGTGGTGGCGACGTGCTTGACGAGCCCCAGCAGGTTCGTGCCGGTGCGGGTCATGGGCAGGCGAGCCTGCTGCTCGCTCAACCCGTCGAGCTTCCACAGCAGGGCGTCGCGCGAGCGTTGCAGAGCGCGCAGGAGCATGGCCTTCTCGGCGTCTTTGTCGTCAGTCA from Humibacter ginsenosidimutans harbors:
- a CDS encoding GNAT family N-acetyltransferase, producing the protein MSVTVEIATESDRTLLDRLMQLYLYDFSEFDGRELDDEGRYEYIWLDAYWTDDDRRAYLIRSDGRPVGFALVRLTDPVEMAEFFVMRPFRSHGIGRRAAQQILALHVGDWRISEVKGNDAAVGFWRVVIPVAFSEHMLADGTREQRFRVALP
- a CDS encoding DinB family protein; its protein translation is MTDDKDAEKAMLLRALQRSRDALLWKLDGLSEQQARLPMTRTGTNLLGLVKHVATTEYGYFTEVFGRPAPERMPWAEDETEDNADMWATSDQSIEWVTAFAHRAQANTEQVVDELDLDARGVVPWWPEERRNVTLRQILVHMINEAARHAGHADIVRELIDGAAGIGAKGAGLPEHDEQWWERYRARLQEVADGFGD